The Nitrospira sp. genome contains a region encoding:
- a CDS encoding 2-oxoacid:acceptor oxidoreductase family protein, which yields MIKKRLNIRMSGLGGQGAVTAAHVMAMAANRDGKFSISNPFFGAEKRMAPAESYCRIGIERIYDRGELVFPDVIEVFHPQVITMGKSYTMPFYSGIKEGGVVIINSGQPLLSEEDVQRLEDLNVAVFYIAGTELAIETAGTELSTNMTMIGSVAGITNCVSMEALDGALQERFGKKFVASGGTASLDEAIKKKFAKKEMLLAKNLATVKRAYEIAGEWAEKNKIELRVGNPAVAA from the coding sequence ATGATCAAGAAACGACTCAATATCCGGATGTCTGGTTTGGGCGGGCAGGGCGCCGTCACCGCCGCTCATGTCATGGCCATGGCTGCCAACCGGGATGGGAAATTCTCCATCTCAAACCCATTCTTTGGTGCCGAGAAACGCATGGCGCCGGCAGAAAGCTATTGCCGAATCGGCATTGAACGGATCTATGATCGCGGCGAACTCGTATTCCCGGATGTGATCGAGGTATTCCATCCTCAGGTCATTACGATGGGGAAAAGCTATACCATGCCGTTCTACTCAGGGATTAAGGAAGGCGGCGTAGTTATTATCAATTCCGGCCAACCTCTGTTGTCGGAAGAAGACGTTCAGCGCCTCGAAGACTTGAATGTGGCCGTCTTTTATATCGCCGGAACCGAGCTGGCAATCGAGACTGCAGGTACGGAATTGTCGACCAACATGACCATGATCGGTTCGGTTGCCGGCATTACCAATTGCGTATCGATGGAAGCTTTAGATGGTGCCCTCCAAGAAAGATTCGGCAAGAAGTTTGTCGCTTCCGGTGGAACCGCCTCACTGGACGAAGCGATCAAGAAGAAGTTCGCCAAGAAAGAAATGCTCCTGGCGAAAAATCTAGCAACCGTGAAGCGGGCTTACGAAATCGCCGGAGAATGGGCCGAGAAGAACAAGATCGAGCTGCGAGTCGGCAATCCGGCCGTCGCTGCGTAA
- a CDS encoding pyruvate ferredoxin oxidoreductase, translating into MYNVAQVIDEKCTAKKGCRLCIMYCPEANCLDLNTSKMVAEVIIDRCKGCELCVVVCNAAKHEAITMQAVSATGQLMSKKGESAALGQAYQG; encoded by the coding sequence ATGTATAATGTCGCGCAAGTCATCGATGAAAAATGCACGGCCAAGAAAGGCTGTCGGCTGTGCATCATGTACTGTCCAGAGGCCAACTGTTTAGATTTGAACACCAGCAAGATGGTAGCCGAAGTTATTATCGACCGCTGCAAAGGCTGCGAACTATGTGTCGTCGTCTGCAACGCCGCCAAGCACGAAGCCATCACAATGCAGGCTGTTAGCGCTACCGGACAGTTGATGTCGAAAAAGGGCGAATCCGCAGCCTTGGGGCAAGCCTACCAGGGCTAA
- a CDS encoding alpha/beta fold hydrolase, protein MVQKSMLLIGRIWYEKNGQQGPLSIEKAWCTILQPMINHTILDIASSFQPPAPLRNAHLMTLVPRYLPRDTSLAGLPQESRLFSVEPHAQLQGFCHWQDNRETSPTVILVHGLEGCSDSRYMRGIAAKSYRSGFNVVRMNQRTCGGTEHLSSTLYNSGLSADYRAIISELVHRDGLDDIWLVGYSMGGNLVLKAAGEFGQSEPALAGVAAVCPNIDPTVCARALEEPRNWLYHRHFLTRLKSRLRRKAALLPGKWDLSALDQIATISEFDDCYTAGDGGYRDGADYYDRAGARHVLENISVPTVIITAQDDPFIPYPMFTVPKIQRHPRIRMIAPRYGGHCGFFHRSRNGEDPYWAENRIVDFLTRRI, encoded by the coding sequence ATGGTTCAGAAATCGATGCTTCTCATCGGACGCATATGGTATGAGAAAAATGGGCAGCAAGGTCCACTCTCCATCGAAAAGGCCTGGTGCACCATACTGCAGCCTATGATCAATCACACGATACTTGATATTGCCTCGTCCTTTCAGCCTCCGGCCCCCCTTCGGAACGCTCATCTCATGACGCTCGTCCCTCGCTACCTGCCGCGGGACACGTCCCTGGCAGGATTGCCTCAAGAGTCACGTCTCTTTTCCGTCGAACCACACGCGCAACTCCAAGGATTCTGTCATTGGCAAGACAATCGCGAGACGTCTCCCACCGTGATCTTGGTCCATGGACTTGAAGGCTGCAGCGATTCTCGATACATGCGCGGCATCGCGGCAAAGAGCTATCGCTCGGGTTTCAACGTCGTTCGTATGAATCAACGAACTTGTGGCGGGACCGAACATCTCTCCTCAACTCTGTATAACAGCGGCTTGAGCGCAGATTACCGCGCGATCATCAGCGAGTTGGTTCATCGAGACGGATTGGACGACATCTGGTTGGTCGGCTATTCCATGGGAGGGAATCTGGTGCTCAAGGCAGCCGGTGAGTTCGGCCAATCCGAACCGGCCCTCGCGGGAGTTGCAGCTGTATGCCCGAATATCGACCCGACTGTATGCGCACGCGCGTTGGAAGAACCGCGCAATTGGCTCTACCATCGTCATTTTCTGACGAGGTTGAAATCACGCCTTCGGCGAAAAGCGGCGCTATTGCCTGGGAAGTGGGATCTGTCGGCACTCGATCAGATCGCCACGATCAGTGAATTTGATGATTGTTACACCGCTGGAGACGGCGGATATCGGGACGGCGCCGATTACTACGATCGGGCGGGGGCACGCCATGTGCTCGAAAACATCTCCGTTCCTACCGTCATCATTACAGCACAAGACGACCCCTTCATTCCCTACCCGATGTTCACTGTGCCGAAGATTCAACGGCATCCCAGAATTCGCATGATCGCTCCTCGCTACGGAGGTCATTGTGGATTTTTTCATCGAAGCCGGAACGGAGAGGATCCCTACTGGGCGGAGAATCGAATCGTAGACTTTTTAACGAGACGGATCTAA
- a CDS encoding proteasome accessory factor PafA2 family protein, translating into MLNRIFGLETEYGLLIHEDRPSHTPTWFAHRIRDHLFHVLRRGVLDLHHRGHDEAPGNGGFLTNAGRVYLDMGHLEYASPECHSLADVVASDRAGDLLLQQAIEDLGFSDRVSLIKNNIDHETDATFGSHENYLVSRRFPFSRRGMAPLVTFLVTRQIFTGSGRVGSAGPQEAWIQVDRLIVPRAGLGGRHGSEVPFQISQRTDHIVNDFFEWVQHNRAIVNTRDEPLADPNQYRRIHLLLGDSNMAEYATALKLGTTGLVLQLIDEGHAPQDLEIDEPVEALQEISQDQERNWLIQLQPHRTMSALDIQERFLECAVQHCQGQDEETDWVLAQWASVLHDLRGDYQKLVGRVDWASKLWLLECFREAEHVAWTDPMLKSLDLEYHNLNQGKGLYYGLLEEGRVPRLTTDALIHLAMEEAPKNTRAYGRSALVKHLLNMWPATEADHLTDSDGLFPPYVINWSIFQLRGRTPFPMPDPFKTYLEDVRAHLENVIV; encoded by the coding sequence ATGCTGAACCGAATTTTTGGCTTGGAGACCGAATACGGGCTGTTGATTCACGAAGATCGTCCCAGCCACACGCCGACCTGGTTTGCCCATCGGATCCGTGACCACCTGTTCCATGTCCTGCGCCGCGGCGTGCTCGATCTCCATCACCGGGGGCATGACGAGGCTCCTGGTAACGGGGGATTTCTCACCAACGCCGGACGAGTCTATCTGGATATGGGGCATTTGGAATATGCCTCGCCGGAATGCCATTCTCTGGCCGATGTGGTGGCATCAGACCGCGCCGGAGATCTTCTGCTGCAGCAGGCCATCGAGGATCTCGGTTTCTCAGATCGAGTGTCTTTGATCAAGAACAACATCGATCATGAGACGGATGCGACTTTCGGATCACATGAGAATTACCTCGTTTCGCGGCGGTTTCCGTTTTCGAGGCGTGGAATGGCTCCGCTCGTGACGTTTCTCGTGACGAGGCAGATTTTTACCGGTTCCGGACGTGTCGGCTCCGCTGGTCCACAGGAGGCTTGGATTCAGGTGGATCGGTTGATTGTTCCACGGGCGGGCCTCGGTGGTCGTCATGGCTCGGAAGTGCCGTTTCAAATCTCCCAACGTACCGACCATATTGTGAATGATTTCTTCGAATGGGTTCAGCACAATCGGGCGATCGTGAATACGAGAGACGAGCCCTTGGCCGACCCCAATCAATACCGGAGGATTCATCTGCTGTTGGGCGATTCCAACATGGCTGAATATGCGACTGCGCTGAAGCTGGGCACGACAGGGTTGGTGCTGCAGCTGATCGACGAAGGCCATGCGCCTCAAGATTTGGAGATCGACGAACCGGTGGAAGCGTTGCAGGAGATCTCTCAGGATCAGGAGCGGAACTGGCTGATTCAGCTGCAGCCTCACAGAACGATGTCGGCTCTGGACATTCAAGAGCGCTTTCTGGAGTGTGCCGTGCAGCATTGCCAGGGGCAGGATGAAGAAACCGATTGGGTCCTCGCTCAATGGGCATCGGTTCTCCACGATCTGCGCGGCGATTATCAGAAACTGGTCGGGCGAGTCGACTGGGCGTCCAAGCTTTGGTTGCTCGAGTGCTTCCGAGAAGCGGAACATGTTGCATGGACTGACCCCATGCTGAAGAGTTTGGATCTGGAGTATCACAATCTGAATCAAGGAAAAGGGCTGTACTATGGATTATTGGAAGAAGGGCGCGTGCCTCGTTTGACCACCGACGCTTTGATTCATCTGGCGATGGAAGAAGCGCCCAAGAATACACGTGCGTATGGCCGCAGCGCGCTGGTGAAGCACCTCTTGAATATGTGGCCTGCCACCGAGGCGGATCATCTCACGGATTCCGACGGGTTGTTCCCACCCTATGTCATCAACTGGTCAATCTTTCAACTGCGCGGTCGTACGCCGTTTCCCATGCCGGACCCCTTCAAGACCTATCTCGAAGACGTACGAGCCCATCTCGAGAACGTGATCGTCTAA
- a CDS encoding proteasome subunit alpha, producing the protein MYEEPYRWVEAVGNRRQYLDEQFKQGSPVVGVAYETGILLMTMNKGTPKLYEVYDRLGLGGMGHPADLEKLRFNLLEMAHVEGFNRSPSDVTGGRLVKYGIAPVIKQAFEEVFKAPFIVKILLVELGQKSGKDSFLTINYDGTFEEKSRYAVLAASSAIEQEMTAYLKQQPIASLEEAIGSAIRTLALGDRAQRHALEEGGEHGDVRTGSDQQPVDSETLYAHMRQCLADKTIECALLDRQMQGPTKYRTISLDELGKVLPGHLVTPLT; encoded by the coding sequence ATGTATGAAGAGCCGTATAGATGGGTCGAGGCGGTCGGGAACCGCCGGCAGTATCTCGACGAGCAGTTTAAGCAAGGAAGCCCGGTCGTCGGCGTCGCGTATGAGACCGGTATTCTGCTCATGACAATGAACAAGGGGACACCGAAGTTGTATGAGGTTTATGACCGTCTGGGTTTGGGTGGGATGGGACATCCGGCCGATCTGGAGAAGCTGCGCTTCAATCTGTTGGAGATGGCGCACGTCGAAGGGTTCAACCGCTCACCGTCTGACGTGACGGGCGGTCGTCTGGTGAAGTATGGCATTGCGCCGGTGATCAAACAGGCGTTCGAGGAGGTATTCAAAGCCCCCTTCATCGTGAAGATCTTGCTGGTCGAGTTAGGCCAGAAATCCGGGAAAGATAGTTTTTTGACGATCAACTACGACGGAACGTTTGAGGAAAAGAGTCGGTATGCGGTGCTGGCGGCTTCATCGGCGATTGAACAGGAGATGACCGCATACCTGAAACAGCAACCGATAGCCTCGCTTGAAGAGGCTATCGGTTCGGCCATACGCACGTTGGCACTTGGGGATCGTGCTCAACGTCACGCGCTCGAAGAGGGCGGAGAACATGGCGACGTTCGGACGGGTTCCGATCAGCAGCCGGTCGACTCCGAGACGCTGTATGCCCATATGCGCCAATGCCTTGCCGACAAAACGATAGAATGCGCCCTGCTGGATCGCCAAATGCAGGGTCCTACCAAGTATCGAACGATCAGTTTAGATGAGTTGGGAAAAGTGTTGCCAGGGCACCTGGTCACCCCGCTTACGTAA
- a CDS encoding proteasome subunit alpha, which produces MGMQGDFYQLLKEQGYVFGVPGQAGAGQELTTATTILAFKYRDGVLVAGDRRATAGNMVMYDRTDKVLEIDRHSVMAIAGVPATAYEMARILEHSFKYYRRTQLQELSFEGKLRALSKLLKDNVAAALAGTGAVVPIFAGYDAEQETAKIYFYDILGAEFEGVEYAVSGSGSPTIRGILHYLNTWGEQPLSAMPEGLATIHALRLLTSAAEFDSATGGVNRDAGLYPVIKFITAGGVRTMPDPQLRSLFEANVSRSL; this is translated from the coding sequence ATGGGTATGCAGGGCGATTTCTATCAGCTCTTGAAGGAACAGGGCTATGTTTTTGGAGTTCCGGGGCAGGCCGGAGCGGGTCAGGAACTGACGACGGCTACGACGATCCTCGCGTTCAAGTATCGCGATGGTGTTCTCGTGGCAGGGGACCGTCGCGCCACCGCCGGCAATATGGTGATGTACGACCGCACCGACAAAGTGTTGGAGATCGACCGGCATAGTGTCATGGCCATCGCCGGAGTGCCTGCCACTGCCTATGAGATGGCGCGTATTCTCGAGCATTCTTTCAAGTACTACCGGCGGACACAGCTTCAGGAGCTCAGCTTCGAGGGCAAGCTCCGCGCGCTCTCCAAACTGCTGAAGGATAACGTCGCCGCAGCCTTGGCGGGGACAGGAGCTGTGGTCCCGATCTTTGCGGGTTACGACGCCGAGCAGGAAACGGCCAAAATTTACTTCTACGACATTCTCGGCGCGGAGTTCGAGGGAGTGGAATATGCCGTCTCGGGGTCCGGTTCGCCGACCATTCGAGGAATTCTTCACTACTTAAACACATGGGGAGAACAGCCGCTGAGTGCGATGCCGGAAGGACTGGCTACTATTCATGCATTGCGGTTACTGACGAGCGCCGCAGAATTCGACAGCGCGACCGGTGGAGTCAACCGAGATGCCGGCCTCTATCCGGTCATCAAGTTCATCACTGCCGGCGGTGTGAGAACGATGCCGGATCCTCAGCTCCGGTCGTTGTTTGAAGCAAACGTTTCTCGAAGCCTGTAA
- a CDS encoding ubiquitin-like protein UBact — protein MKHIMTLERREGPVDPMPKAPRPQEEGGGPRRPDTGSPDKDSLMKRMRKVDPKQAERYRQRTGE, from the coding sequence ATGAAACACATCATGACGCTGGAACGGCGGGAAGGGCCGGTCGATCCCATGCCCAAAGCACCTCGTCCTCAAGAAGAAGGAGGTGGCCCGCGTCGCCCTGATACCGGATCGCCGGATAAGGATAGCCTTATGAAGCGGATGCGCAAGGTTGACCCGAAGCAGGCGGAACGATATCGGCAGCGAACGGGTGAGTAA
- a CDS encoding proteasome accessory factor PafA2 family protein, whose translation MSLFGIETEYGITRDDVPEMDPVVESMELVRAYLTASFERRWDYAGEDPHEDARGFRASGLQQDKEEDEFAKVDARRPFSFHEMKSDLVLPNGARFYNDHTHPEYSTPECRTLRDLLAQDRAGERIVLRAAHRRNQALGGARVRLYKNNTDFHGHSYGCHDNYLVPRAVPFSSLVAGLVPFLVSRQVIAGAGKVGTEAQESRYVPGGYQLSQRADFMETELGVDTMHDRPILNTRDEPHADRRKYRRLHLIIGDANMCEYATALKVGTTRLVLDLIERGAAPYVELDQPVIALKQLSRDPDLKAVVRTKGGRTLSALAIQEQYYEAASRELTGSDEESDWLLEEWGETLHLLTRDRSQLVGKLDWVTKQWLLETFIQEERLGWDDPWLASLDLEYHNVNPEQGLYLGLEAEGKAWRMTTDELIEEAIRNGPGDTRGGLRGVCVQRFSHQITSVQWEGIQFAGGIRAHHLDMGDLFDPQDVRRCMNVFQRAHSPADALATWSHRKDTGT comes from the coding sequence ATGTCTCTCTTCGGTATCGAAACAGAGTATGGGATCACCAGGGATGATGTGCCGGAGATGGATCCGGTCGTCGAATCAATGGAATTGGTGCGGGCATATCTGACGGCCTCCTTCGAACGACGGTGGGATTATGCCGGCGAAGATCCGCACGAAGATGCTCGGGGCTTTCGCGCGTCCGGCTTGCAGCAGGATAAGGAAGAAGATGAGTTCGCCAAGGTCGATGCTCGTCGCCCCTTTTCATTCCACGAGATGAAAAGCGACCTTGTATTGCCGAACGGCGCGCGATTCTACAACGACCACACACATCCGGAGTATTCCACTCCTGAGTGTCGGACGCTTCGAGATCTCCTGGCTCAGGATCGCGCGGGAGAACGTATCGTGCTGCGAGCCGCCCATCGGCGTAACCAGGCGCTCGGCGGCGCGCGGGTCCGGCTGTACAAGAACAACACGGATTTCCATGGCCACAGCTACGGTTGTCATGACAACTATCTCGTCCCGCGGGCCGTTCCCTTTTCTTCTCTTGTGGCGGGCCTGGTGCCGTTCCTGGTGAGCCGACAAGTCATCGCAGGCGCGGGAAAAGTCGGAACTGAAGCGCAGGAATCGAGATATGTTCCAGGGGGCTATCAACTCTCGCAGCGCGCAGACTTCATGGAAACGGAGTTGGGTGTTGATACGATGCATGACCGGCCGATTCTCAACACCAGGGACGAGCCCCATGCGGATCGCCGGAAATATCGACGGCTCCATCTCATCATCGGCGATGCCAACATGTGCGAGTATGCGACTGCGCTCAAGGTCGGAACAACACGGCTGGTTCTCGATCTCATCGAGCGGGGGGCGGCACCTTATGTAGAGCTGGATCAGCCCGTGATTGCTCTGAAACAGTTGTCGCGTGACCCGGACCTCAAGGCTGTGGTCAGGACCAAAGGGGGCCGTACGCTTTCTGCTTTGGCGATTCAAGAACAGTATTATGAGGCGGCTTCTCGAGAGTTGACGGGTTCCGATGAAGAATCAGATTGGTTGTTGGAGGAATGGGGCGAGACCTTGCATCTGCTGACGCGAGACCGCTCACAGTTGGTCGGGAAGTTGGATTGGGTCACCAAACAGTGGTTGCTCGAGACCTTCATTCAGGAAGAACGGCTCGGTTGGGACGATCCGTGGTTGGCCAGTTTGGACCTGGAATATCACAATGTGAACCCTGAACAGGGGCTCTACCTCGGGTTGGAAGCGGAAGGGAAAGCTTGGCGTATGACAACCGATGAACTGATTGAAGAGGCGATTCGTAACGGGCCGGGCGATACACGCGGCGGGCTGCGTGGCGTCTGTGTACAGCGGTTTTCTCATCAGATTACGTCGGTGCAATGGGAAGGCATTCAGTTTGCCGGTGGGATTCGAGCCCACCATCTGGACATGGGAGATCTGTTCGATCCACAAGACGTGCGACGCTGTATGAACGTCTTCCAACGTGCCCATTCTCCGGCTGACGCGCTGGCGACGTGGAGTCACAGAAAGGATACAGGGACATGA
- a CDS encoding AAA family ATPase gives MSDRRSPDQDVSKDQSDEPPLKTGTDPIELIEQCLASFPDGDPRQKLLYKLRHAVMLSQATSQQRELEFKKVSEVVAKLTAPANRIGTLLEVPGEGLARIVVGGAEYYANVDPRVPQSDLKIGTQILVNEAYAVIKTLGYDRNGPILKLTEAMPDGRLRFEQEMGRQSLILQRSTDLLGVDLKAGDEIRIDPSHRVAIEKMVDRKASRHLLDEVPAVTWAQIGGQHEAIDAIRKAIEYPLLHAETFERFKFSQPKGFLLYGPPGCGKTLIGQAAAGSLAKLVGESTAERAADTDTRPPVTSGAFLHVKGPEILNMWLGESERMVRDLFEQARARRKDGALPFIFIDEAESILGTRRAMRSFNISNTLVPMFCSEMDGIESLRDVVIILASNRPDLIDPAVLRPGRIDRKIKVGRPSREASEEILKVYVTADLPLDPAVVKERGGEQGQVVTSLVQDVIEAIFRRTEENRLLSIRLRNGQSKVLYRGDLVSGAILASIVQRAKEKAIDRMIRAGQPAGLGAQDLLDAVSEEFREGEMLPPDDAAEEWLKLLDHHPEQVVGVSSFRRGRQTEERLVNQII, from the coding sequence ATGAGTGATCGCAGATCTCCCGATCAGGATGTGTCAAAAGACCAGAGTGATGAGCCGCCGTTGAAGACCGGGACCGATCCGATCGAGTTGATCGAGCAGTGCCTGGCCTCTTTCCCCGACGGTGATCCGCGGCAAAAGCTGCTGTATAAGTTGCGTCACGCTGTGATGCTGTCTCAAGCCACCAGTCAACAACGTGAGCTGGAATTCAAAAAGGTCAGCGAGGTCGTCGCCAAACTGACGGCACCGGCGAATCGCATCGGCACCTTACTTGAGGTTCCAGGGGAAGGACTCGCCCGTATCGTCGTCGGCGGGGCCGAGTATTATGCCAATGTGGATCCCCGCGTGCCTCAGTCCGACCTGAAGATCGGAACCCAAATTCTCGTCAACGAAGCCTACGCCGTCATTAAAACACTAGGGTATGATCGAAACGGCCCTATTTTGAAGCTGACCGAAGCCATGCCGGACGGTCGATTACGGTTCGAGCAGGAGATGGGCCGACAATCATTGATCCTACAGCGGTCGACCGATCTTCTCGGTGTGGACCTCAAGGCGGGCGATGAAATTCGCATCGATCCCAGTCATCGCGTGGCGATCGAGAAAATGGTAGACCGCAAGGCAAGCCGGCATCTCCTCGACGAAGTCCCTGCGGTCACGTGGGCGCAAATCGGGGGGCAGCACGAGGCGATCGACGCCATCAGAAAGGCGATCGAGTACCCCCTGTTGCATGCCGAGACATTCGAGCGCTTCAAATTCTCCCAACCGAAAGGCTTTCTTCTTTATGGCCCGCCAGGATGCGGAAAAACGCTCATTGGACAGGCGGCGGCGGGCAGCCTTGCCAAACTGGTCGGCGAATCCACAGCGGAGCGCGCTGCTGATACGGACACACGCCCGCCGGTGACGAGCGGTGCGTTTCTCCACGTGAAGGGGCCTGAAATCCTCAACATGTGGCTTGGGGAATCGGAGCGGATGGTCCGTGACCTCTTCGAACAGGCTCGTGCGCGGCGCAAAGACGGCGCCTTGCCGTTTATTTTTATCGATGAAGCCGAGTCGATCTTGGGAACACGGCGCGCGATGCGGTCTTTCAATATCTCGAACACACTCGTCCCGATGTTTTGCAGTGAAATGGACGGGATCGAGTCGCTCCGGGATGTGGTCATTATTCTGGCCTCCAACCGGCCGGACTTGATCGATCCGGCGGTGCTGCGCCCCGGCCGCATCGATCGAAAGATCAAAGTCGGTCGCCCGAGTAGGGAGGCGTCGGAAGAGATCTTGAAAGTATACGTGACTGCAGACCTCCCGCTGGATCCGGCGGTGGTGAAAGAACGAGGCGGCGAGCAAGGGCAGGTTGTTACATCGCTCGTTCAAGATGTCATTGAGGCGATCTTTCGGCGGACGGAAGAAAACCGGCTTCTGTCCATCCGACTGAGGAACGGTCAAAGCAAGGTGCTCTATCGGGGTGATCTCGTGAGCGGAGCGATCTTGGCCTCGATTGTCCAACGCGCCAAGGAAAAGGCGATCGACCGCATGATTCGGGCAGGACAGCCGGCGGGATTAGGGGCTCAGGATTTATTGGACGCGGTCTCGGAAGAGTTCAGAGAAGGCGAAATGTTGCCGCCGGACGATGCGGCCGAAGAATGGCTGAAATTACTCGATCATCATCCGGAACAGGTCGTAGGCGTTTCCTCATTCCGGCGAGGCCGCCAGACTGAAGAGCGTCTCGTGAATCAAATTATTTGA
- a CDS encoding trypsin-like peptidase domain-containing protein, which yields MLGSSVNAAEWGKPLGAAYDGPEGKPRPVTPSTAELSADERSTIGVFERAAKSVVFIANTAIQQDIWSLNVMEVPQGSGSGFVWSKQGHIVTNFHVIYGADTIKVTLADRSEHQAKLVGADPDHDLVVLQIQVPDGHLEPLAIGSSHDLRVGQKVLAIGNPFGLDHTLTTGIVSALGRTIKSLSNRTIEGVIQTDAAINPGNSGGPLLDGAGRLIGVNTQIISPSGAYAGIGFAVPADTVNRIVPELIKHGKLIRPGLGVSLVPDAIAKRWGIKGLIIGKVTRGGAADRAGLKGARETGMGQIQLGDIVVSVAGKPVATADGLMDVMEEHKVGEEVSVEILRGNRREKVSVILQAVN from the coding sequence ATGCTCGGCTCCTCGGTCAACGCTGCGGAATGGGGCAAGCCGCTGGGTGCCGCTTATGACGGCCCTGAAGGCAAGCCGCGCCCGGTGACACCCTCGACCGCGGAACTCAGTGCTGACGAACGATCGACCATTGGGGTGTTTGAGCGAGCGGCCAAGTCGGTGGTCTTCATTGCCAACACGGCGATCCAACAGGACATCTGGTCGCTCAATGTCATGGAAGTGCCGCAGGGGTCAGGATCCGGTTTTGTGTGGAGCAAGCAAGGCCACATCGTCACCAACTTTCACGTCATCTATGGGGCCGACACGATCAAGGTCACCTTGGCCGACCGAAGCGAGCACCAAGCCAAGCTGGTCGGCGCCGATCCCGATCATGATCTGGTGGTGCTGCAGATTCAGGTGCCGGATGGTCACCTCGAGCCGCTGGCCATCGGTTCCTCCCATGATTTGCGCGTCGGACAAAAGGTGCTTGCGATCGGAAATCCCTTCGGGCTCGATCACACCTTGACCACCGGGATCGTAAGCGCGTTGGGACGCACGATCAAGTCGTTGTCCAACCGGACGATCGAAGGGGTGATCCAAACCGATGCGGCGATCAATCCCGGCAACTCGGGCGGACCGCTACTGGACGGCGCCGGCCGGTTGATCGGCGTGAATACGCAAATCATCAGCCCAAGCGGAGCCTACGCCGGAATCGGTTTCGCTGTGCCGGCCGATACGGTGAACCGCATCGTTCCGGAACTCATCAAGCATGGAAAGCTCATTCGTCCCGGGTTGGGCGTTTCTCTTGTGCCGGATGCGATCGCAAAGCGATGGGGGATCAAGGGGTTGATTATCGGCAAGGTGACGCGTGGCGGTGCCGCCGATCGCGCAGGTCTCAAGGGGGCGCGTGAGACCGGGATGGGGCAGATTCAACTCGGCGACATCGTCGTATCGGTTGCCGGAAAGCCCGTCGCCACCGCCGATGGTCTGATGGATGTGATGGAGGAGCATAAAGTCGGCGAGGAGGTGAGTGTGGAGATTCTACGCGGGAATCGTCGCGAAAAGGTTTCGGTGATCCTTCAGGCCGTCAATTAG
- a CDS encoding YjbQ family protein, protein MAVQTVPLTIRMEGGTQLENITKSVADAVAGSALRAGIVTVFVKHTTASVMIIEDEPGIRADTKMFWDRLIPPDPRWQHNTVNPGEDNGHSHLRGQLQGPSITVPFTAGVLLLGTWQQIVLVDFDTRARTRELVVQVLGE, encoded by the coding sequence ATGGCTGTCCAAACGGTGCCGCTGACGATTCGCATGGAGGGTGGCACGCAGCTCGAGAACATCACGAAATCCGTCGCCGATGCCGTGGCCGGATCGGCTCTCCGGGCCGGGATCGTGACGGTCTTTGTGAAACACACCACTGCCTCCGTCATGATTATTGAGGATGAACCGGGGATTCGGGCCGACACGAAAATGTTCTGGGATCGCCTCATTCCTCCCGATCCTCGTTGGCAGCACAATACGGTCAATCCCGGGGAAGACAATGGCCATAGCCACCTTCGAGGGCAACTCCAGGGCCCTTCCATCACTGTACCGTTCACAGCCGGGGTCCTTCTATTGGGAACCTGGCAGCAAATCGTGCTTGTCGATTTTGATACTCGCGCCAGAACCCGCGAACTCGTCGTGCAGGTCCTTGGTGAATAA
- a CDS encoding HIT family protein — translation MGSWPRQDHFTADLGLSKVYLHDDQFFPGWTVVVFQRHATELFELAPTERFQLIEEVNRVAKALAEVYQAKKINYELLGNQLPHIHWHVIPRRAGDPAPTEPVWRVPHSPVLLSGSVLQETIARLAHSLQNAG, via the coding sequence ATGGGAAGCTGGCCCCGACAAGACCATTTTACTGCGGATCTCGGATTGTCAAAGGTCTATCTCCACGATGACCAGTTCTTCCCCGGCTGGACCGTCGTGGTCTTTCAGCGCCACGCCACCGAGTTATTCGAACTGGCACCCACTGAACGCTTTCAGCTGATCGAAGAGGTGAATCGCGTGGCCAAGGCCTTAGCCGAAGTGTATCAAGCCAAGAAGATAAACTATGAACTTCTCGGCAACCAGCTCCCTCATATCCATTGGCACGTGATCCCACGACGTGCCGGTGATCCGGCCCCCACGGAACCGGTCTGGCGGGTGCCGCATAGCCCCGTCCTTCTCTCAGGATCGGTTCTTCAAGAAACCATCGCCCGGCTGGCCCATTCCCTTCAAAACGCTGGGTAG